Proteins found in one Polyangiaceae bacterium genomic segment:
- a CDS encoding type II toxin-antitoxin system VapC family toxin: protein MLLPDVNVLIYAHRREAPEHDRYARWLEDLAEGAEPFAISELGASGFVRIVTNPRIWEHPTTTPDAFEFVRRLRDRSNARLLTHGARSWEIFERLCVAAKARGKLVADAYHAALAMEHGCEFVTADSDFARFAGLRHRHPLQEA from the coding sequence ATGCTGCTTCCTGACGTCAACGTCCTGATCTACGCCCACCGCAGGGAAGCTCCGGAGCACGACCGGTACGCTCGGTGGCTCGAGGATCTTGCCGAAGGCGCTGAGCCGTTCGCCATCTCGGAGCTGGGAGCGTCGGGGTTCGTGCGCATCGTCACCAACCCTCGGATCTGGGAGCATCCGACGACGACGCCCGACGCTTTCGAATTCGTCCGCCGGCTGCGGGACCGGTCGAACGCCCGCTTGCTGACTCACGGCGCAAGGAGCTGGGAGATCTTCGAACGGCTCTGCGTCGCAGCCAAGGCGCGCGGCAAGCTCGTCGCGGACGCGTACCACGCCGCGTTGGCCATGGAACACGGCTGCGAATTCGTGACCGCGGACTCGGACTTCGCGCGCTTCGCGGGCCTCAGGCACCGCCATCCGCTGCAGGAAGCCTGA
- a CDS encoding AbrB/MazE/SpoVT family DNA-binding domain-containing protein — MTTILSKKGQIVLPAEVREQLGLEAGDDFEVLVEDDQTIVLRRINSPPNKGLIDLLLQCPHSFEVPRVTETSLRR, encoded by the coding sequence ATGACCACGATACTGTCGAAAAAGGGTCAAATCGTCCTGCCCGCCGAAGTACGAGAGCAGCTTGGCTTGGAGGCAGGCGACGATTTCGAGGTGCTGGTCGAGGACGACCAAACCATCGTGCTCCGTCGCATCAACTCACCGCCAAACAAGGGCTTGATTGACTTGCTGCTGCAATGCCCGCACTCGTTCGAGGTCCCCCGCGTGACCGAGACGAGTCTCCGGCGGTAG